A DNA window from Ctenopharyngodon idella isolate HZGC_01 chromosome 8, HZGC01, whole genome shotgun sequence contains the following coding sequences:
- the uckl1a gene encoding uridine-cytidine kinase-like 1a isoform X3 gives MECRRKNSSRSNSGSGEDSLDRLLPPVSTSRRKSSTLGKTEPPLLRTGTRTIYIAGRPPWYNEHGAQFKEAFVIGLCGGSASGKTTVANKIIEALDVPWVVLLSMDSFYKVLSPEEQALAANNDYNFDHPGAFDFELLVTTLRKLKQGKSVKIPVYDFTTHGRQKDWKNVYGASVIIFEGILSFADKELLQLMDMKIFVDTDSDIRLVRRLRRDITERGRDIEGVIKQYNKFVKPAFEQYIEPTMRLADIVVPRGGGNMVAIDLIVQHVHSQLEEREISVRALLATAHQSQPLPQTLSVLESTPQVRGLHTIIRNKDTSRDEFIFYSKRLMRLLIEHALSFLPSKACTIQTPQGQEYKGRRFSGKGITGVSVLRAGETMEPALRAVCKDVRIGKILIQTNLDSGEPELHYLRLPRDISEDHVILMDSTVSTGAAAMMALRVLLDHDVQEDKIVLVSLLMAELGVHSVAYAFPRVKIITTAVDKSLDDLLHVIPGIGDFGDRYFGTDGSSSWIDEEQQEPLSCSSEASNTSLTRNSDGHFVGKYSI, from the exons TGGGAGTGGTGAAGATTCTCTGGACAGGCTCCTCCCCCCGGTCAGCACCTCTCGCAGGAAGAGCAGCACTCTGGGTAAAACAGAACCTCCACTGCTCCGCACCGGCACACGTACCATCTACATAGCCGGCAGACCGCCCTGGTACAACGAACATGGAGCCCAGTTTAAAGAGGCCTTTGTCATTG GTCTGTGTGGAGGCAGTGCCTCTGGAAAAACTACTGTAGCCAATAAAATCATTGAAGCTTTGGACGTTCCTTGGGTTGTTCTACTATCTATGGACTCGTTTTATAAG GTTCTGTCTCCAGAGGAACAAGCTCTAGCGGCCAATAACGACTATAACTTTGACCATCCGGGAGCTTTCGACTTTGAGCTGCTTGTGACTACACTGCGGAAACTTAAACAGGGGAAAAGTGTAAAAATCCCAGTGTATGACTTCACTACACATGGACGCCAGAAAGActgg AAAAATGTCTATGGTGCCAGCGTCATTATCTTTGAAGGCATCTTGTCCTTTGCAGACAAAGAGCTCTTGCAG CTGATGGACATGAAGATTTTTGTAGATACAGATTCGGATATTCGGCTGGTACGGCGGCTGAGGAGGGACATCACAGAGAGAGGACGTGACATTGAGGGTGTGATTAAACAATACAATAAGTTTGTAAAACCAGCTTTTGAGCAGTACATAGAACCAACCATGCGACTTGCAGATATTGTTGTGCCACGTG GTGGGGGTAACATGGTGGCCATTGACCTGATCGTTCAGCATGTTCACAGCCAGCTAGAAGAA CGTGAGATTAGTGTCAG ggCACTCCTGGCCACGGCCCATCAGTCCCAGCCGTTGCCTCAGACTCTCAGTGTGTTAGAAAGCACGCCACAGGTTCGAGGTCTCCACACCATCATCAG gAACAAAGACACCAGCCGTGACGAGTTCATCTTCTACTCAAAGAGACTGATGCGGTTGCTTATTGAACACGCGCTGTCTTTCTTGCCCTCCAAG GCCTGTACCATCCAAACACCACAAGGTCAAGAGTATAAGGGCCGCAGATTTAGTGGGAAAGGG ATCACAGGTGTGTCCGTTCTTCGGGCAGGTGAGACCATGGAGCCTGCACTGAGAGCCGTGTGCAAAGATGTCCGTATTGGGAAGATTCTGATCCAGACTAATCTGGATTCAGGAGAACCAGAG CTGCACTACCTGCGACTGCCCAGAGACATCAGTGAGGACCATGTGATTTTGATGGATAGCACCGTTTCTACCGGAGCTGCAGCCATGATGGCACTGAGGGTGTTGCTG gACCATGATGTCCAGGAAGACAAGATCGTGTTGGTGTCTCTGCTGATGGCGGAGCTGGGAGTTCACTCAGTTGCTTACGCCTTCCCTCGTGTCAAAATCATCACCACTGCTGTGGACAAGAGCCTAGATGACCTTCTTCATGTCATCCCAGGGATAG GGGACTTTGGTGACCGTTACTTTGGGACAGATGGATCTTCATCATGGATTGATGAAGAACAGCAAGAACCACTTAGCTGCTCATCAGAG GCATCAAATACAAGTTTGACCCGCAATTCCGATGGTCACTTCGTTGGAAAATACAGCATTTAA
- the uckl1a gene encoding uridine-cytidine kinase-like 1a isoform X1, which produces MEDSHQAFSDDMSTLPGYTGARISGCWSLRTDGGGSGEDSLDRLLPPVSTSRRKSSTLGKTEPPLLRTGTRTIYIAGRPPWYNEHGAQFKEAFVIGLCGGSASGKTTVANKIIEALDVPWVVLLSMDSFYKVLSPEEQALAANNDYNFDHPGAFDFELLVTTLRKLKQGKSVKIPVYDFTTHGRQKDWKNVYGASVIIFEGILSFADKELLQLMDMKIFVDTDSDIRLVRRLRRDITERGRDIEGVIKQYNKFVKPAFEQYIEPTMRLADIVVPRGGGNMVAIDLIVQHVHSQLEEREISVRALLATAHQSQPLPQTLSVLESTPQVRGLHTIIRNKDTSRDEFIFYSKRLMRLLIEHALSFLPSKACTIQTPQGQEYKGRRFSGKGITGVSVLRAGETMEPALRAVCKDVRIGKILIQTNLDSGEPELHYLRLPRDISEDHVILMDSTVSTGAAAMMALRVLLDHDVQEDKIVLVSLLMAELGVHSVAYAFPRVKIITTAVDKSLDDLLHVIPGIGDFGDRYFGTDGSSSWIDEEQQEPLSCSSEASNTSLTRNSDGHFVGKYSI; this is translated from the exons TGGGAGTGGTGAAGATTCTCTGGACAGGCTCCTCCCCCCGGTCAGCACCTCTCGCAGGAAGAGCAGCACTCTGGGTAAAACAGAACCTCCACTGCTCCGCACCGGCACACGTACCATCTACATAGCCGGCAGACCGCCCTGGTACAACGAACATGGAGCCCAGTTTAAAGAGGCCTTTGTCATTG GTCTGTGTGGAGGCAGTGCCTCTGGAAAAACTACTGTAGCCAATAAAATCATTGAAGCTTTGGACGTTCCTTGGGTTGTTCTACTATCTATGGACTCGTTTTATAAG GTTCTGTCTCCAGAGGAACAAGCTCTAGCGGCCAATAACGACTATAACTTTGACCATCCGGGAGCTTTCGACTTTGAGCTGCTTGTGACTACACTGCGGAAACTTAAACAGGGGAAAAGTGTAAAAATCCCAGTGTATGACTTCACTACACATGGACGCCAGAAAGActgg AAAAATGTCTATGGTGCCAGCGTCATTATCTTTGAAGGCATCTTGTCCTTTGCAGACAAAGAGCTCTTGCAG CTGATGGACATGAAGATTTTTGTAGATACAGATTCGGATATTCGGCTGGTACGGCGGCTGAGGAGGGACATCACAGAGAGAGGACGTGACATTGAGGGTGTGATTAAACAATACAATAAGTTTGTAAAACCAGCTTTTGAGCAGTACATAGAACCAACCATGCGACTTGCAGATATTGTTGTGCCACGTG GTGGGGGTAACATGGTGGCCATTGACCTGATCGTTCAGCATGTTCACAGCCAGCTAGAAGAA CGTGAGATTAGTGTCAG ggCACTCCTGGCCACGGCCCATCAGTCCCAGCCGTTGCCTCAGACTCTCAGTGTGTTAGAAAGCACGCCACAGGTTCGAGGTCTCCACACCATCATCAG gAACAAAGACACCAGCCGTGACGAGTTCATCTTCTACTCAAAGAGACTGATGCGGTTGCTTATTGAACACGCGCTGTCTTTCTTGCCCTCCAAG GCCTGTACCATCCAAACACCACAAGGTCAAGAGTATAAGGGCCGCAGATTTAGTGGGAAAGGG ATCACAGGTGTGTCCGTTCTTCGGGCAGGTGAGACCATGGAGCCTGCACTGAGAGCCGTGTGCAAAGATGTCCGTATTGGGAAGATTCTGATCCAGACTAATCTGGATTCAGGAGAACCAGAG CTGCACTACCTGCGACTGCCCAGAGACATCAGTGAGGACCATGTGATTTTGATGGATAGCACCGTTTCTACCGGAGCTGCAGCCATGATGGCACTGAGGGTGTTGCTG gACCATGATGTCCAGGAAGACAAGATCGTGTTGGTGTCTCTGCTGATGGCGGAGCTGGGAGTTCACTCAGTTGCTTACGCCTTCCCTCGTGTCAAAATCATCACCACTGCTGTGGACAAGAGCCTAGATGACCTTCTTCATGTCATCCCAGGGATAG GGGACTTTGGTGACCGTTACTTTGGGACAGATGGATCTTCATCATGGATTGATGAAGAACAGCAAGAACCACTTAGCTGCTCATCAGAG GCATCAAATACAAGTTTGACCCGCAATTCCGATGGTCACTTCGTTGGAAAATACAGCATTTAA
- the uckl1a gene encoding uridine-cytidine kinase-like 1a isoform X4 encodes MEDSHQAFSDDMSTLPGYTGARISGCWSLRTDGGGSGEDSLDRLLPPVSTSRRKSSTLGLCGGSASGKTTVANKIIEALDVPWVVLLSMDSFYKVLSPEEQALAANNDYNFDHPGAFDFELLVTTLRKLKQGKSVKIPVYDFTTHGRQKDWKNVYGASVIIFEGILSFADKELLQLMDMKIFVDTDSDIRLVRRLRRDITERGRDIEGVIKQYNKFVKPAFEQYIEPTMRLADIVVPRGGGNMVAIDLIVQHVHSQLEEREISVRALLATAHQSQPLPQTLSVLESTPQVRGLHTIIRNKDTSRDEFIFYSKRLMRLLIEHALSFLPSKACTIQTPQGQEYKGRRFSGKGITGVSVLRAGETMEPALRAVCKDVRIGKILIQTNLDSGEPELHYLRLPRDISEDHVILMDSTVSTGAAAMMALRVLLDHDVQEDKIVLVSLLMAELGVHSVAYAFPRVKIITTAVDKSLDDLLHVIPGIGDFGDRYFGTDGSSSWIDEEQQEPLSCSSEASNTSLTRNSDGHFVGKYSI; translated from the exons TGGGAGTGGTGAAGATTCTCTGGACAGGCTCCTCCCCCCGGTCAGCACCTCTCGCAGGAAGAGCAGCACTCTGG GTCTGTGTGGAGGCAGTGCCTCTGGAAAAACTACTGTAGCCAATAAAATCATTGAAGCTTTGGACGTTCCTTGGGTTGTTCTACTATCTATGGACTCGTTTTATAAG GTTCTGTCTCCAGAGGAACAAGCTCTAGCGGCCAATAACGACTATAACTTTGACCATCCGGGAGCTTTCGACTTTGAGCTGCTTGTGACTACACTGCGGAAACTTAAACAGGGGAAAAGTGTAAAAATCCCAGTGTATGACTTCACTACACATGGACGCCAGAAAGActgg AAAAATGTCTATGGTGCCAGCGTCATTATCTTTGAAGGCATCTTGTCCTTTGCAGACAAAGAGCTCTTGCAG CTGATGGACATGAAGATTTTTGTAGATACAGATTCGGATATTCGGCTGGTACGGCGGCTGAGGAGGGACATCACAGAGAGAGGACGTGACATTGAGGGTGTGATTAAACAATACAATAAGTTTGTAAAACCAGCTTTTGAGCAGTACATAGAACCAACCATGCGACTTGCAGATATTGTTGTGCCACGTG GTGGGGGTAACATGGTGGCCATTGACCTGATCGTTCAGCATGTTCACAGCCAGCTAGAAGAA CGTGAGATTAGTGTCAG ggCACTCCTGGCCACGGCCCATCAGTCCCAGCCGTTGCCTCAGACTCTCAGTGTGTTAGAAAGCACGCCACAGGTTCGAGGTCTCCACACCATCATCAG gAACAAAGACACCAGCCGTGACGAGTTCATCTTCTACTCAAAGAGACTGATGCGGTTGCTTATTGAACACGCGCTGTCTTTCTTGCCCTCCAAG GCCTGTACCATCCAAACACCACAAGGTCAAGAGTATAAGGGCCGCAGATTTAGTGGGAAAGGG ATCACAGGTGTGTCCGTTCTTCGGGCAGGTGAGACCATGGAGCCTGCACTGAGAGCCGTGTGCAAAGATGTCCGTATTGGGAAGATTCTGATCCAGACTAATCTGGATTCAGGAGAACCAGAG CTGCACTACCTGCGACTGCCCAGAGACATCAGTGAGGACCATGTGATTTTGATGGATAGCACCGTTTCTACCGGAGCTGCAGCCATGATGGCACTGAGGGTGTTGCTG gACCATGATGTCCAGGAAGACAAGATCGTGTTGGTGTCTCTGCTGATGGCGGAGCTGGGAGTTCACTCAGTTGCTTACGCCTTCCCTCGTGTCAAAATCATCACCACTGCTGTGGACAAGAGCCTAGATGACCTTCTTCATGTCATCCCAGGGATAG GGGACTTTGGTGACCGTTACTTTGGGACAGATGGATCTTCATCATGGATTGATGAAGAACAGCAAGAACCACTTAGCTGCTCATCAGAG GCATCAAATACAAGTTTGACCCGCAATTCCGATGGTCACTTCGTTGGAAAATACAGCATTTAA
- the uckl1a gene encoding uridine-cytidine kinase-like 1a isoform X5, which yields MECRRKNSSRSNSGSGEDSLDRLLPPVSTSRRKSSTLGLCGGSASGKTTVANKIIEALDVPWVVLLSMDSFYKVLSPEEQALAANNDYNFDHPGAFDFELLVTTLRKLKQGKSVKIPVYDFTTHGRQKDWKNVYGASVIIFEGILSFADKELLQLMDMKIFVDTDSDIRLVRRLRRDITERGRDIEGVIKQYNKFVKPAFEQYIEPTMRLADIVVPRGGGNMVAIDLIVQHVHSQLEEREISVRALLATAHQSQPLPQTLSVLESTPQVRGLHTIIRNKDTSRDEFIFYSKRLMRLLIEHALSFLPSKACTIQTPQGQEYKGRRFSGKGITGVSVLRAGETMEPALRAVCKDVRIGKILIQTNLDSGEPELHYLRLPRDISEDHVILMDSTVSTGAAAMMALRVLLDHDVQEDKIVLVSLLMAELGVHSVAYAFPRVKIITTAVDKSLDDLLHVIPGIGDFGDRYFGTDGSSSWIDEEQQEPLSCSSEASNTSLTRNSDGHFVGKYSI from the exons TGGGAGTGGTGAAGATTCTCTGGACAGGCTCCTCCCCCCGGTCAGCACCTCTCGCAGGAAGAGCAGCACTCTGG GTCTGTGTGGAGGCAGTGCCTCTGGAAAAACTACTGTAGCCAATAAAATCATTGAAGCTTTGGACGTTCCTTGGGTTGTTCTACTATCTATGGACTCGTTTTATAAG GTTCTGTCTCCAGAGGAACAAGCTCTAGCGGCCAATAACGACTATAACTTTGACCATCCGGGAGCTTTCGACTTTGAGCTGCTTGTGACTACACTGCGGAAACTTAAACAGGGGAAAAGTGTAAAAATCCCAGTGTATGACTTCACTACACATGGACGCCAGAAAGActgg AAAAATGTCTATGGTGCCAGCGTCATTATCTTTGAAGGCATCTTGTCCTTTGCAGACAAAGAGCTCTTGCAG CTGATGGACATGAAGATTTTTGTAGATACAGATTCGGATATTCGGCTGGTACGGCGGCTGAGGAGGGACATCACAGAGAGAGGACGTGACATTGAGGGTGTGATTAAACAATACAATAAGTTTGTAAAACCAGCTTTTGAGCAGTACATAGAACCAACCATGCGACTTGCAGATATTGTTGTGCCACGTG GTGGGGGTAACATGGTGGCCATTGACCTGATCGTTCAGCATGTTCACAGCCAGCTAGAAGAA CGTGAGATTAGTGTCAG ggCACTCCTGGCCACGGCCCATCAGTCCCAGCCGTTGCCTCAGACTCTCAGTGTGTTAGAAAGCACGCCACAGGTTCGAGGTCTCCACACCATCATCAG gAACAAAGACACCAGCCGTGACGAGTTCATCTTCTACTCAAAGAGACTGATGCGGTTGCTTATTGAACACGCGCTGTCTTTCTTGCCCTCCAAG GCCTGTACCATCCAAACACCACAAGGTCAAGAGTATAAGGGCCGCAGATTTAGTGGGAAAGGG ATCACAGGTGTGTCCGTTCTTCGGGCAGGTGAGACCATGGAGCCTGCACTGAGAGCCGTGTGCAAAGATGTCCGTATTGGGAAGATTCTGATCCAGACTAATCTGGATTCAGGAGAACCAGAG CTGCACTACCTGCGACTGCCCAGAGACATCAGTGAGGACCATGTGATTTTGATGGATAGCACCGTTTCTACCGGAGCTGCAGCCATGATGGCACTGAGGGTGTTGCTG gACCATGATGTCCAGGAAGACAAGATCGTGTTGGTGTCTCTGCTGATGGCGGAGCTGGGAGTTCACTCAGTTGCTTACGCCTTCCCTCGTGTCAAAATCATCACCACTGCTGTGGACAAGAGCCTAGATGACCTTCTTCATGTCATCCCAGGGATAG GGGACTTTGGTGACCGTTACTTTGGGACAGATGGATCTTCATCATGGATTGATGAAGAACAGCAAGAACCACTTAGCTGCTCATCAGAG GCATCAAATACAAGTTTGACCCGCAATTCCGATGGTCACTTCGTTGGAAAATACAGCATTTAA
- the uckl1a gene encoding uridine-cytidine kinase-like 1a isoform X2: MEDSHQAFSDDMSTLPGYTGARISGCWSLRTDGGGSGEDSLDRLLPPVSTSRRKSSTLGKTEPPLLRTGTRTIYIAGRPPWYNEHGAQFKEAFVIGLCGGSASGKTTVANKIIEALDVPWVVLLSMDSFYKVLSPEEQALAANNDYNFDHPGAFDFELLVTTLRKLKQGKSVKIPVYDFTTHGRQKDWKNVYGASVIIFEGILSFADKELLQLMDMKIFVDTDSDIRLVRRLRRDITERGRDIEGVIKQYNKFVKPAFEQYIEPTMRLADIVVPRGGGNMVAIDLIVQHVHSQLEEREISVRALLATAHQSQPLPQTLSVLESTPQVRGLHTIIRNKDTSRDEFIFYSKRLMRLLIEHALSFLPSKACTIQTPQGQEYKGRRFSGKGITGVSVLRAGETMEPALRAVCKDVRIGKILIQTNLDSGEPELHYLRLPRDISEDHVILMDSTVSTGAAAMMALRVLLDHDVQEDKIVLVSLLMAELGVHSVAYAFPRVKIITTAVDKSLDDLLHVIPGIGDFGDRYFGTDGSSSWIDEEQQEPLSCSSEV, encoded by the exons TGGGAGTGGTGAAGATTCTCTGGACAGGCTCCTCCCCCCGGTCAGCACCTCTCGCAGGAAGAGCAGCACTCTGGGTAAAACAGAACCTCCACTGCTCCGCACCGGCACACGTACCATCTACATAGCCGGCAGACCGCCCTGGTACAACGAACATGGAGCCCAGTTTAAAGAGGCCTTTGTCATTG GTCTGTGTGGAGGCAGTGCCTCTGGAAAAACTACTGTAGCCAATAAAATCATTGAAGCTTTGGACGTTCCTTGGGTTGTTCTACTATCTATGGACTCGTTTTATAAG GTTCTGTCTCCAGAGGAACAAGCTCTAGCGGCCAATAACGACTATAACTTTGACCATCCGGGAGCTTTCGACTTTGAGCTGCTTGTGACTACACTGCGGAAACTTAAACAGGGGAAAAGTGTAAAAATCCCAGTGTATGACTTCACTACACATGGACGCCAGAAAGActgg AAAAATGTCTATGGTGCCAGCGTCATTATCTTTGAAGGCATCTTGTCCTTTGCAGACAAAGAGCTCTTGCAG CTGATGGACATGAAGATTTTTGTAGATACAGATTCGGATATTCGGCTGGTACGGCGGCTGAGGAGGGACATCACAGAGAGAGGACGTGACATTGAGGGTGTGATTAAACAATACAATAAGTTTGTAAAACCAGCTTTTGAGCAGTACATAGAACCAACCATGCGACTTGCAGATATTGTTGTGCCACGTG GTGGGGGTAACATGGTGGCCATTGACCTGATCGTTCAGCATGTTCACAGCCAGCTAGAAGAA CGTGAGATTAGTGTCAG ggCACTCCTGGCCACGGCCCATCAGTCCCAGCCGTTGCCTCAGACTCTCAGTGTGTTAGAAAGCACGCCACAGGTTCGAGGTCTCCACACCATCATCAG gAACAAAGACACCAGCCGTGACGAGTTCATCTTCTACTCAAAGAGACTGATGCGGTTGCTTATTGAACACGCGCTGTCTTTCTTGCCCTCCAAG GCCTGTACCATCCAAACACCACAAGGTCAAGAGTATAAGGGCCGCAGATTTAGTGGGAAAGGG ATCACAGGTGTGTCCGTTCTTCGGGCAGGTGAGACCATGGAGCCTGCACTGAGAGCCGTGTGCAAAGATGTCCGTATTGGGAAGATTCTGATCCAGACTAATCTGGATTCAGGAGAACCAGAG CTGCACTACCTGCGACTGCCCAGAGACATCAGTGAGGACCATGTGATTTTGATGGATAGCACCGTTTCTACCGGAGCTGCAGCCATGATGGCACTGAGGGTGTTGCTG gACCATGATGTCCAGGAAGACAAGATCGTGTTGGTGTCTCTGCTGATGGCGGAGCTGGGAGTTCACTCAGTTGCTTACGCCTTCCCTCGTGTCAAAATCATCACCACTGCTGTGGACAAGAGCCTAGATGACCTTCTTCATGTCATCCCAGGGATAG GGGACTTTGGTGACCGTTACTTTGGGACAGATGGATCTTCATCATGGATTGATGAAGAACAGCAAGAACCACTTAGCTGCTCATCAGAGGTTTGA